The proteins below are encoded in one region of Elusimicrobiota bacterium:
- the dut gene encoding dUTP diphosphatase, whose protein sequence is MLVKVTKLRKEVKLPQYQHKGDSCVDLINADKEVSIKPFARQLVPTGLKVAIPEGYEIQVRPRSGLALKKGLTVLNTPGTIDSGYRGEIGVILYNSSNEEVKIESGERIAQAALCKVEQISWEEVEDLDITKRNEGGFGSTGHQ, encoded by the coding sequence ATGTTAGTCAAGGTGACAAAATTGAGGAAAGAAGTAAAGTTGCCACAGTATCAGCACAAGGGTGATTCTTGTGTTGATTTAATAAATGCGGATAAGGAAGTTTCTATTAAACCATTTGCGAGGCAACTTGTTCCGACAGGTTTAAAAGTTGCTATTCCGGAAGGTTATGAAATACAGGTAAGGCCAAGAAGCGGTTTGGCATTGAAAAAAGGTCTTACTGTATTAAATACTCCCGGGACTATAGATTCGGGATATAGGGGCGAAATCGGAGTAATTTTGTATAATAGTTCTAATGAAGAAGTTAAAATAGAAAGCGGTGAAAGAATCGCGCAGGCAGCTCTTTGTAAAGTAGAACAGATTTCATGGGAAGAAGTGGAAGATTTAGATATAACAAAAAGAAACGAAGGCGGATTTGGTTCCACGGGACATCAATAA
- a CDS encoding GuaB3 family IMP dehydrogenase-related protein, with the protein MPFFIGRDREARRAYGFDEVALVPSTTTIDIDDVEVNTRIGDLKLKIPFLASAMDGVVDVKFAIAFGKLGGLAVLNLDGVQTRYENPEEVIEKIREACKTKGTKSTEIIQKIYAEPVKEKLISKRVSEIKKGGGLVSVSTIPKNAERYSKIAQEAGCDVFVIQSTVTSANFVSSRQEKVDLKKICSSLKIPVIIGNTVTYAPTIELMETGCCGILVGVGPGAACTTRGVLGIGVPQVTAIIDCASARDFYYKKTGKYVSIIADGGMVTGGDICKAFACGSDAVMIGSGLARAEESPGRGYHWGMATSHKNLPRGTGVFVGLTGSVEEILLGPAKTDDGTQNLVGALRTSMGSLGAKNIKEMQLVEIIIAPSIKHEGKVLQKAQSVGMGK; encoded by the coding sequence ATGCCGTTTTTTATTGGGAGAGATAGGGAAGCTAGAAGAGCTTATGGGTTTGACGAGGTTGCACTTGTTCCTTCAACAACGACAATTGATATTGATGATGTGGAAGTTAATACCAGGATTGGGGATTTAAAACTTAAAATACCGTTTTTAGCGTCAGCAATGGACGGGGTTGTAGATGTAAAATTTGCAATAGCTTTTGGTAAATTAGGCGGTCTTGCTGTTTTAAATTTAGACGGTGTACAAACCAGGTATGAAAATCCGGAAGAAGTTATAGAAAAAATCAGAGAAGCATGCAAAACAAAAGGTACGAAATCAACTGAAATCATACAAAAAATATATGCAGAACCTGTAAAAGAGAAGTTAATATCTAAACGGGTGTCGGAAATAAAAAAAGGCGGCGGTTTGGTCTCCGTTTCAACAATTCCTAAAAATGCTGAAAGATATTCTAAAATAGCGCAAGAAGCAGGTTGTGATGTTTTTGTCATTCAGTCAACAGTTACTTCAGCCAACTTTGTTTCAAGCAGGCAGGAAAAGGTTGACTTGAAGAAAATATGCAGCTCGCTAAAGATTCCGGTAATAATAGGAAATACTGTTACTTACGCACCGACAATAGAATTGATGGAAACCGGTTGTTGCGGAATTCTTGTAGGTGTCGGTCCCGGTGCTGCATGTACCACACGGGGAGTTTTAGGAATAGGTGTGCCTCAGGTAACGGCTATCATTGACTGTGCATCAGCAAGGGATTTTTATTATAAGAAAACAGGTAAGTATGTTTCAATAATTGCGGACGGCGGGATGGTTACCGGTGGTGATATTTGCAAGGCGTTCGCCTGCGGGTCCGATGCAGTTATGATTGGTTCAGGTTTAGCAAGAGCGGAAGAATCGCCGGGTAGAGGATACCACTGGGGCATGGCGACAAGTCATAAAAATCTTCCAAGGGGAACAGGTGTTTTTGTGGGGCTTACAGGAAGTGTTGAAGAAATACTTTTAGGTCCTGCAAAGACAGATGACGGAACTCAGAACCTTGTCGGTGCTTTAAGAACCAGTATGGGTTCACTTGGTGCAAAGAATATAAAAGAAATGCAGCTTGTTGAAATTATAATAGCGCCTTCAATAAAACATGAAGGTAAGGTTTTGCAGAAAGCACAAAGTGTGGGTATGGGTAAATAG